One part of the Tunicatimonas pelagia genome encodes these proteins:
- a CDS encoding DUF1801 domain-containing protein, with translation MKMLDEYYENQLEPNRSCLLTLREIILNYDSQISEVWKYQTPFFFLSGKMLCYLSVDRRSRQPYVGMVEGRYLDHPALESGGRKRIKVLTVNPRKDIPISTLREILGQATLIN, from the coding sequence ATGAAAATGCTAGACGAATACTACGAAAACCAGTTGGAGCCCAACCGAAGCTGCCTACTCACTCTGCGAGAAATAATTCTAAATTATGATTCACAGATTAGCGAAGTTTGGAAGTATCAGACGCCTTTTTTCTTCCTTAGTGGTAAGATGCTGTGCTACCTTTCAGTTGACCGCCGGAGCCGACAGCCCTACGTAGGTATGGTAGAAGGACGCTACCTGGATCATCCGGCACTAGAGAGCGGCGGACGAAAACGAATCAAGGTGCTAACCGTCAATCCCCGTAAAGACATTCCGATTAGCACCCTGAGAGAAATTCTGGGACAAGCAACCTTAATCAATTGA
- a CDS encoding winged helix-turn-helix domain-containing protein — translation MKHLLHQFDKAFENKVRLGIMSALVVNDSLDFSALKELLGVTDGNLASHLKALEKVEYIDVQKQFVGRKPNTQYAATKTGKKAFSAHLDALEALLKAQKQTQ, via the coding sequence GTGAAGCATCTTTTACACCAGTTTGATAAAGCGTTTGAAAATAAAGTACGATTGGGCATCATGTCAGCCTTAGTGGTAAACGATTCGCTGGACTTTAGTGCCCTGAAAGAACTACTGGGAGTAACCGACGGAAACCTAGCTAGCCATCTGAAAGCCTTGGAAAAAGTAGAATATATTGACGTGCAGAAACAATTCGTCGGTCGGAAACCTAATACGCAATACGCGGCTACAAAAACTGGTAAGAAAGCCTTCAGTGCCCATCTGGACGCGCTGGAAGCGTTACTAAAAGCCCAAAAACAAACTCAGTAA
- a CDS encoding ISKra4 family transposase, whose translation MEVKEAKINQIRQHLDQIIAQMDARSKEGMRIHQVERSLFTSLLQLGFQLLEYYILSIQQVVAVQGVPVDRAGEKMKNTGLRSRPYRSIFGPLSIARPKYYSTTGKSYYRLDEALGLPKSNYSYVLDDWLGYGATEMDFAQSAEQLERILGHPLRGMQSQRCSYRLCEQVKDFYEQQAWENIEDGTHLSVGFDGKGVPIRRSETQRAEESTAVRLSKGQKKGVKKEATVSLSSSFTPRPRQAQELLESLFCPTHEPQKPDGGHTWHEHKHLRAFLSDKVGAIRYGVENLLRRDASAKKPIIVLIDGDRALEKAVRQVVEEKKVTHRVEAYVLDFIHLLEYVWKVANAHWGEKHPNRFAWVRSQAALLLDSQHDEVRQQWQVILQQATLSQYKRDTVQRAITYLTNHQHMVDYKTYLQLGFPITTGAVESACGHFVKSRMERNGMHWGKQGAQNMLNLRAVRKNGDWDNYLQTVVKHEQQALYQKAA comes from the coding sequence ATGGAAGTAAAGGAAGCAAAAATCAACCAGATAAGACAACACTTAGATCAGATAATAGCCCAAATGGATGCCCGAAGTAAAGAAGGAATGAGAATTCATCAGGTAGAGCGGTCTTTGTTTACCAGTTTATTGCAGTTAGGTTTTCAACTGTTAGAATACTACATTTTGAGTATACAACAGGTAGTCGCTGTTCAGGGGGTTCCCGTTGATCGTGCAGGGGAAAAGATGAAGAACACCGGGCTGCGTAGTCGGCCTTACCGAAGCATTTTTGGCCCGTTATCCATTGCCCGCCCCAAGTATTACTCAACCACTGGTAAGAGCTATTACCGGCTGGACGAAGCGTTGGGCTTACCCAAGAGCAACTATTCTTACGTATTGGATGATTGGTTAGGGTATGGGGCCACCGAGATGGACTTTGCCCAAAGTGCTGAGCAGTTGGAGCGCATCTTAGGTCATCCCCTAAGGGGTATGCAAAGCCAACGGTGTAGTTACAGGCTTTGCGAGCAAGTAAAAGACTTTTATGAGCAACAAGCCTGGGAAAACATAGAAGATGGTACTCATTTGAGCGTAGGCTTTGACGGTAAGGGGGTGCCCATTCGTCGCAGCGAAACTCAGCGAGCTGAGGAAAGTACGGCGGTTCGTCTGAGCAAAGGACAGAAGAAGGGGGTCAAAAAAGAAGCCACAGTAAGCCTGAGCAGTTCGTTTACCCCGCGGCCCCGGCAGGCTCAAGAACTCTTAGAGAGCTTGTTTTGCCCTACCCATGAGCCGCAGAAGCCCGATGGAGGGCATACCTGGCACGAGCACAAGCATCTACGAGCCTTTCTCTCAGACAAGGTAGGGGCCATCCGCTACGGGGTGGAAAACCTACTTCGGCGCGATGCTAGTGCAAAAAAGCCGATCATCGTTTTGATAGACGGTGACCGAGCCTTAGAAAAAGCAGTTCGGCAAGTGGTAGAAGAAAAGAAAGTTACCCATCGGGTAGAGGCCTACGTACTGGATTTTATTCACTTGCTAGAGTACGTTTGGAAGGTGGCTAACGCTCATTGGGGGGAGAAGCATCCCAATCGTTTTGCTTGGGTGAGAAGCCAAGCCGCCTTGTTACTAGACAGCCAGCATGATGAGGTACGACAGCAATGGCAAGTTATCTTGCAACAGGCTACCTTGTCTCAATACAAGCGTGACACTGTCCAACGAGCCATCACCTACCTGACCAACCATCAGCATATGGTAGATTACAAAACCTATCTACAGCTAGGATTTCCTATCACCACCGGAGCGGTGGAAAGTGCCTGTGGACATTTTGTAAAGAGCCGTATGGAGAGAAACGGCATGCATTGGGGAAAACAAGGTGCGCAGAATATGCTCAACCTACGAGCCGTCAGAAAGAACGGCGATTGGGACAACTACCTACAAACAGTAGTCAAACACGAACAACAAGCTCTTTACCAAAAAGCTGCCTGA
- a CDS encoding toxin-antitoxin system YwqK family antitoxin, whose product MRKKWSTILAGILLIVLNLILSSLSSAQDTVTLYYDQAEQIPKETFQVDKDNTSVLNGNYTEYFYDGSVKTKGTYEQNQPNGYWKYFYENGQPKMRGTLKEGRNQGKWEYFYENGRLEMQGVVNGTQREGVWKFYYENGSLRREGTFAEGKKVGLWKDYYEGGAVKVVATYQGDTTQYQEFYTSGEPKLEGVEVDNQRQGQWKHYYENGEVQAEGHYQRGKRQGSWKFYYPNSQLSSVGDFIEGSSVGKWTYYYKNGNISAEGAERDGVREGYWKLYHSNGDFKGEAIFNRGEGVYREFYPDGSRKVEGKLSNGMRQGKWKYFYEDNSLEGEAVFTNGKGTYVGYYRDGTKKMKGSVEDGERVGIWELYQPDGQLAGYYQSVYENNEPAFQALSPSDKTDKEDSTKVAVRNPDYLFRKRKNLRYFTPKINEMRYFILGINPVALLVHRLPINLEYHLQERLGYELEVGLFRDPFFSLDENIDHNTPYRRGFFVNVKQKFYHNDTRSGMFYFGHQLGLDYLYHYANVAELDVEGQPINSPQTTLLAKEQSFSYSLLLGTRLMKDPDLIQPRTPKDKSGRGLTFDLYVGVGLAYRLMNAQYSPQPLYDGIMDQINQSRFYVPFYVGTTIGYVF is encoded by the coding sequence TTGAGAAAGAAATGGTCAACTATTCTTGCGGGGATCTTACTAATTGTACTGAACCTGATACTCTCCTCACTAAGCTCAGCACAAGACACCGTAACGCTGTATTACGACCAAGCTGAGCAAATTCCTAAAGAAACATTTCAAGTAGATAAAGACAACACTTCGGTTCTGAATGGTAACTATACGGAGTACTTCTACGATGGTTCAGTAAAAACCAAAGGAACCTATGAGCAGAACCAGCCCAATGGCTACTGGAAATACTTCTACGAAAACGGCCAGCCTAAAATGCGGGGTACACTGAAAGAAGGCCGGAACCAAGGTAAGTGGGAATATTTTTACGAAAATGGAAGGTTGGAGATGCAAGGTGTCGTAAACGGAACGCAACGGGAAGGTGTCTGGAAATTCTACTACGAGAATGGCTCACTCAGGCGAGAAGGGACGTTTGCCGAAGGAAAAAAAGTAGGGCTGTGGAAAGATTACTACGAGGGTGGCGCGGTGAAAGTAGTGGCTACCTACCAAGGTGATACCACGCAGTATCAGGAGTTCTACACATCGGGCGAACCCAAATTGGAAGGCGTAGAAGTGGATAATCAGCGGCAAGGCCAGTGGAAACATTATTACGAAAATGGAGAAGTTCAGGCGGAGGGCCACTATCAGCGTGGAAAACGGCAAGGCTCCTGGAAATTTTACTACCCAAATAGTCAGCTCTCGTCGGTGGGCGATTTTATTGAAGGCTCTTCCGTAGGCAAGTGGACGTACTACTACAAAAACGGCAACATCAGTGCCGAAGGTGCCGAGCGTGACGGAGTGCGCGAAGGCTACTGGAAGCTTTACCACAGCAACGGCGACTTTAAGGGTGAGGCCATATTTAACCGGGGCGAAGGAGTATACCGCGAGTTTTATCCCGACGGTTCCCGTAAGGTAGAAGGAAAACTCAGCAACGGAATGCGTCAGGGAAAGTGGAAATATTTTTATGAAGATAATAGCTTAGAAGGGGAAGCAGTCTTCACCAATGGCAAAGGCACGTACGTAGGCTATTACCGCGATGGCACTAAAAAAATGAAAGGTTCAGTAGAAGACGGAGAACGAGTAGGTATCTGGGAGCTCTACCAACCAGATGGGCAATTGGCCGGTTACTACCAAAGTGTATACGAAAACAATGAACCTGCATTTCAAGCACTAAGCCCTTCCGATAAAACCGATAAGGAAGATTCTACCAAAGTAGCCGTTCGCAATCCCGATTACCTGTTCCGAAAGAGAAAAAACCTGCGCTACTTTACCCCTAAGATCAATGAAATGCGTTATTTCATTCTGGGCATCAATCCGGTAGCGTTGCTAGTGCATCGGCTTCCGATCAACCTGGAGTACCATTTGCAAGAGCGATTAGGTTACGAACTGGAAGTTGGATTGTTCCGCGACCCGTTCTTCTCTTTAGATGAAAATATCGATCACAACACACCCTACCGACGCGGTTTTTTCGTCAATGTAAAGCAAAAATTCTATCATAATGATACGCGCTCTGGCATGTTTTACTTTGGTCATCAGCTTGGCCTAGATTATTTGTACCATTATGCCAACGTAGCCGAACTAGACGTAGAAGGACAGCCAATTAATAGCCCTCAAACAACACTGCTTGCTAAAGAACAATCTTTTTCTTACTCATTGTTGCTAGGAACCCGACTAATGAAAGACCCGGATTTAATTCAGCCCCGAACTCCTAAAGATAAATCTGGGCGAGGTTTGACCTTCGATTTATACGTAGGGGTAGGATTGGCTTACCGATTAATGAACGCTCAATATTCGCCTCAGCCACTGTACGACGGTATTATGGATCAGATCAATCAGTCGCGCTTTTATGTTCCATTTTATGTAGGAACCACCATTGGATATGTTTTTTAA
- a CDS encoding CoA-binding protein — translation MSEKKKTAIIGASPNPARYAYLAAHMLTEYGHPIVPLSIKQGSVADVEFIDLRTKPSLKSIDTVTLYLGPAHQPEWYDYLLSLQPQRIIFNPGTENPELYQLCQNHNIEPINACTLVMLRAGTY, via the coding sequence ATGTCTGAAAAAAAGAAAACAGCTATTATAGGTGCCAGCCCCAACCCAGCGCGCTACGCTTACTTAGCCGCCCATATGCTCACCGAATACGGACATCCTATTGTTCCACTTAGTATTAAGCAGGGCTCTGTAGCTGATGTAGAATTTATTGACTTACGAACGAAACCTTCGCTAAAAAGTATAGACACCGTAACTCTATACCTTGGCCCCGCCCATCAACCGGAGTGGTACGACTACCTGCTAAGCTTACAGCCTCAACGAATAATTTTCAACCCGGGCACCGAAAATCCCGAGTTGTACCAATTGTGCCAAAACCATAATATTGAGCCCATTAATGCTTGTACCCTAGTGATGCTACGCGCTGGAACTTACTAG
- a CDS encoding HD domain-containing protein, translated as MKNLSIVWQELTAKYSNDRQLVDRLWDEIEKSHTTKKRNYHNLTHLKYMVDHATRYHDNLSDPDTILFSVFYHDIVYDATRQDNEHKSADMARKRLSKLGVPTDKITKCHAQIIATQSHSFNSDSDTNYLLDFDLAILGESPSIYQEYTNKIRKEYAIYPDFLYKRGRRKVLQHFLAIERIFKTDIFYEDYEQPARANLEAELESLK; from the coding sequence ATGAAGAACCTATCAATCGTCTGGCAGGAACTCACCGCAAAATATAGCAACGACCGTCAGTTGGTGGATAGGCTATGGGATGAAATCGAAAAAAGCCATACTACCAAAAAGCGAAACTACCATAACTTAACTCATCTGAAATATATGGTAGACCACGCTACAAGATATCACGACAATCTATCTGATCCAGATACAATTTTATTTAGTGTTTTCTACCACGACATTGTGTACGATGCGACGCGCCAAGATAATGAGCACAAAAGTGCTGATATGGCTCGTAAGCGATTATCTAAGTTGGGAGTACCCACTGATAAAATCACCAAATGCCACGCCCAGATAATAGCTACCCAAAGCCACTCGTTCAACAGCGATTCTGATACCAACTACCTACTAGACTTTGACCTAGCGATATTGGGTGAAAGCCCGAGTATCTATCAGGAATACACAAATAAGATTAGAAAGGAATATGCAATCTACCCTGACTTTCTTTACAAAAGAGGGCGCAGGAAAGTACTTCAGCACTTCCTAGCCATAGAAAGAATTTTCAAAACGGATATTTTTTATGAAGATTATGAGCAGCCAGCCAGAGCCAATCTGGAAGCTGAATTAGAATCTCTAAAATAA
- a CDS encoding tRNA-(ms[2]io[6]A)-hydroxylase gives MIAEKDTILKLKLPTDPRWVAMADDNLEEILVDHAYCEQKAASSCISLIVQFSDRPKLVDVLSPIVAEEWEHFQRVLEQIRKRGFTLGRTRTDEYVVKLAKHERKGGPTERQLMDKLLINAMIEARSCERFKILWKNLADEELKAFYYDLMASEAGHYVTFIKLAKEYMPEEVVKARWTEFLEIEANIIQNLEIRSDRMH, from the coding sequence ATGATCGCCGAGAAAGATACCATTCTGAAACTAAAACTGCCGACTGATCCGCGCTGGGTAGCAATGGCAGATGATAACTTGGAAGAAATTTTGGTAGATCACGCCTACTGCGAGCAAAAAGCAGCTTCTTCTTGTATTTCGCTCATCGTACAATTTTCTGACCGACCGAAATTGGTAGATGTGTTGTCGCCAATTGTGGCGGAAGAATGGGAACATTTTCAGCGCGTACTGGAGCAAATCCGCAAGCGAGGCTTCACGCTGGGTAGAACGCGTACCGACGAATATGTAGTAAAGCTCGCCAAGCACGAGCGCAAGGGTGGACCCACTGAACGACAACTGATGGATAAGCTACTCATCAACGCCATGATTGAAGCTCGTAGCTGCGAACGCTTTAAAATCCTCTGGAAAAACCTAGCTGATGAAGAGCTGAAAGCTTTTTACTACGACCTGATGGCTTCCGAAGCGGGGCATTACGTTACGTTTATCAAACTAGCGAAAGAATATATGCCCGAAGAGGTGGTGAAAGCCCGATGGACTGAATTTCTGGAAATTGAGGCCAATATCATCCAAAACCTGGAAATTCGCTCCGACCGAATGCATTGA
- a CDS encoding endonuclease/exonuclease/phosphatase family protein: MKRRIGIATYAAISLIFVLPPQSYLHDILHSFAVQAIIGYGLLGLLASFFRRMLMTAASLGAALLIAGSLYLMQGESVNVTMANSYAEDTLVRVAHFNVLCSNQRFQETADSARATQADLLSFQEVSEDWGKQLKQLLSDEYPYFHIVTDAENASRGLAVFSKHPVEDVQTIYWDDMPNITGNVLLQGEAIHFIASHTLSPRNRGRYQQRNRHIRRIARYIKTIDRPVLAIGDYNVVPWNPVIRELTQATDLQHSHTGWQPTFPARFQGMGVPIDYIFHSPEFHCRKFKALPAAGSDHRGIVGEYLLNTEG; this comes from the coding sequence ATGAAACGAAGAATAGGAATTGCCACATACGCAGCCATATCACTAATATTTGTGTTGCCTCCGCAGAGTTATCTGCACGATATATTGCACTCGTTTGCCGTACAGGCTATCATTGGCTACGGATTATTAGGTTTACTCGCTAGCTTTTTCCGAAGAATGCTCATGACCGCCGCTTCCTTGGGGGCCGCTCTGCTAATTGCCGGAAGTCTTTACCTGATGCAAGGGGAATCGGTAAATGTTACGATGGCTAACTCCTACGCAGAAGATACGCTAGTTCGGGTGGCTCACTTTAATGTGCTCTGTAGTAACCAACGGTTTCAAGAGACGGCCGATTCGGCGCGGGCCACCCAAGCTGATTTACTGTCGTTTCAAGAGGTAAGTGAGGATTGGGGGAAGCAACTGAAGCAACTGTTATCCGATGAGTATCCCTACTTTCATATAGTGACGGATGCGGAAAATGCCAGTCGCGGACTCGCGGTATTTTCTAAGCATCCGGTAGAAGATGTACAAACTATTTACTGGGACGATATGCCGAATATTACCGGGAATGTACTACTTCAGGGAGAAGCTATTCATTTTATTGCATCTCATACGTTATCGCCCCGAAATCGCGGACGCTACCAGCAGCGGAACCGGCACATCCGCCGTATTGCCCGCTACATCAAAACCATTGATCGTCCCGTACTAGCCATTGGCGATTATAACGTTGTCCCTTGGAACCCCGTCATTCGGGAACTCACGCAGGCTACTGATCTGCAACATAGCCATACTGGTTGGCAACCTACGTTCCCCGCTCGTTTCCAGGGAATGGGAGTACCCATTGACTATATTTTTCATTCCCCGGAATTTCACTGCCGTAAGTTTAAAGCGCTACCCGCTGCCGGTTCCGATCATCGGGGTATTGTAGGGGAGTATTTGTTAAATACTGAGGGATAA
- a CDS encoding NAD-dependent epimerase/dehydratase family protein, translated as MKVIITGATGMIGKGVLLECLDHEAISKVLVIGRNSVGMTHPKLNEILHQDFSDFTPLATSLIGYDACYYSLGISAAGLSEEQYRTITYEYTIALAEVLHKKNPEMTFIFVSGQGTDSSGTSSLMWARVKGQAENDLLEMGFKQAFMFRPGVLMPLRGIKSRTKSYQFLYDYFMWLVKAIRALVPNYVVSTTQIGLAMIQATVGGYEKTIIAPKDMIILANRQLAES; from the coding sequence ATGAAAGTCATTATTACGGGAGCTACAGGCATGATTGGCAAAGGAGTTTTACTGGAGTGCTTAGATCATGAAGCCATTAGCAAAGTGTTGGTAATTGGTCGGAACTCAGTAGGGATGACTCACCCTAAGCTCAACGAAATTCTTCACCAGGATTTTTCTGATTTTACCCCGCTGGCAACAAGCCTGATTGGCTACGATGCCTGCTACTACAGTCTGGGTATTAGTGCTGCCGGACTAAGCGAAGAACAGTACCGCACAATTACCTACGAGTATACAATAGCGTTGGCCGAAGTACTCCACAAGAAGAATCCGGAAATGACCTTCATTTTTGTTTCCGGGCAGGGCACTGACTCTTCAGGAACGAGTAGTTTAATGTGGGCACGAGTGAAAGGACAGGCGGAAAACGACTTACTTGAAATGGGCTTTAAGCAAGCATTCATGTTTCGTCCGGGGGTTCTTATGCCCCTTCGGGGGATAAAGTCCCGTACCAAAAGCTACCAATTTCTGTACGACTATTTTATGTGGCTAGTGAAAGCCATTAGAGCCTTAGTCCCCAATTACGTAGTAAGTACTACCCAAATTGGCCTAGCTATGATTCAGGCTACGGTAGGTGGCTACGAAAAAACGATCATCGCCCCCAAGGATATGATTATTTTAGCCAACCGTCAGCTTGCCGAAAGCTAA
- the gyrB gene encoding DNA topoisomerase (ATP-hydrolyzing) subunit B, with translation MSETTDTNSLANVKPGDYSANNIQVLEGLEAVRKRPAMYIGDVNTKGLHHMVYEVVDNSIDEALAGYCNNIDVVIHPDNSITVTDDGRGIPTGIHTKEKRSALEVVMTVLHAGGKFDKNTYKVSGGLHGVGVSCVNALSEELTATVHREGKIHEQKYSRGVPLFDVKVIGETDRTGTTVHFVPDSEIFNVHEYKYETIASRLRELAFLNAGIRISLTDLRDKDEDGEPEKENFYYEGGLLEFVAYLDNNRDNLIPEPIYLDSERNGVPVQVALTYNTSFTENVVSYVNNINTIEGGTHVSGFRRALTRTLKSYADKSGLLDKVKVDISGDDFREGLTAVISVKVAEPQFEGQTKTKLGNSDVMGAVESCVGDALATFLEEHPKESKVIINKVVLAAQARHAARKAREMVQRKNVLTGTGLPGKLADCSDSDPENCELYLVEGDSAGGSAKQGRERTFQAILPLRGKILNVEKAQEHKIYDNEEIKNMITAMGVSFGTEDDDKALNMEKLRYHKIIIMTDADVDGSHIRTLILTFFFRYMRALIESGYLYIALPPLYLVKKGKEERYIWTEEERETAVKELAGDGKIESVSVQRYKGLGEMNPEQLWETTMNPETRSLKLVTIESAAEADHLFSMLMGDEVAPRREFIEKNAKYANLDI, from the coding sequence ATGAGCGAAACTACAGATACTAATTCTTTGGCAAATGTCAAACCCGGCGATTATTCAGCCAATAATATTCAGGTTTTAGAGGGGCTGGAAGCAGTACGCAAGCGTCCGGCCATGTACATTGGCGACGTAAATACTAAAGGGTTGCATCACATGGTGTACGAGGTGGTGGATAACTCCATTGACGAGGCACTGGCTGGCTACTGCAACAATATTGACGTTGTTATTCACCCCGATAATTCTATTACCGTAACTGATGATGGCCGAGGGATTCCTACTGGGATTCATACCAAAGAAAAGCGATCTGCTCTGGAAGTGGTAATGACCGTACTGCACGCCGGGGGAAAGTTCGATAAAAATACCTACAAAGTATCGGGTGGACTACACGGAGTAGGGGTTTCCTGCGTAAATGCACTTTCCGAAGAGTTGACAGCTACCGTACACCGAGAAGGAAAAATTCATGAGCAAAAGTACTCCCGAGGTGTACCTCTTTTTGACGTGAAAGTTATTGGTGAAACTGACCGCACCGGAACTACCGTTCACTTTGTGCCCGACAGCGAAATTTTCAATGTTCACGAGTATAAGTACGAAACCATTGCCTCCCGCCTACGCGAGCTAGCCTTCCTGAACGCCGGCATTCGCATCAGCTTAACCGATTTGCGGGATAAAGATGAGGACGGTGAACCGGAAAAAGAAAATTTTTACTACGAAGGGGGGCTGTTAGAGTTTGTCGCTTACCTAGATAACAACCGCGATAACCTTATTCCGGAACCCATTTATCTGGATAGTGAGCGCAACGGAGTACCCGTACAGGTAGCCCTCACCTATAATACTTCTTTCACCGAAAATGTAGTTTCCTACGTCAATAACATCAATACTATTGAAGGCGGCACCCACGTTTCTGGCTTCCGCCGGGCATTAACCCGCACGCTGAAAAGCTACGCCGACAAGTCGGGATTATTAGATAAAGTGAAAGTAGATATCAGTGGCGATGACTTTCGGGAAGGTCTTACTGCCGTAATTTCGGTGAAGGTGGCTGAACCCCAATTTGAAGGGCAAACCAAGACCAAGCTAGGCAACTCTGATGTGATGGGCGCAGTAGAATCTTGTGTGGGTGATGCACTGGCTACATTCCTAGAAGAACACCCAAAGGAGTCTAAAGTAATTATTAATAAAGTAGTACTGGCAGCTCAGGCCCGCCACGCCGCTCGCAAAGCCCGGGAGATGGTGCAGCGCAAAAATGTGCTTACTGGCACCGGCCTACCTGGCAAACTAGCCGATTGCTCAGACAGCGACCCCGAAAACTGCGAGTTGTACTTAGTGGAAGGGGACAGTGCCGGGGGAAGTGCCAAACAGGGAAGAGAAAGAACCTTTCAAGCAATTCTGCCATTGCGCGGAAAAATATTGAATGTGGAAAAGGCGCAGGAGCACAAAATCTACGATAACGAAGAGATCAAAAACATGATTACCGCCATGGGCGTTTCCTTCGGCACCGAAGACGACGACAAGGCATTAAACATGGAAAAGCTTCGTTACCACAAGATTATCATTATGACGGATGCCGACGTAGACGGAAGCCACATTCGTACGCTGATTCTCACCTTCTTCTTCCGCTACATGCGTGCCCTGATTGAAAGTGGCTATTTGTACATTGCCCTTCCCCCACTCTACCTAGTAAAGAAAGGAAAGGAAGAGCGTTACATCTGGACGGAAGAAGAGCGGGAAACTGCGGTAAAAGAATTAGCAGGCGACGGAAAGATAGAATCTGTATCAGTGCAACGCTACAAAGGGCTAGGTGAAATGAATCCCGAGCAACTGTGGGAAACCACCATGAACCCCGAAACCCGCAGCCTGAAGCTGGTAACCATCGAATCTGCTGCCGAAGCCGATCACCTGTTCTCCATGCTCATGGGCGATGAGGTAGCTCCCCGCCGGGAGTTTATCGAGAAAAATGCCAAGTACGCTAACTTGGATATTTAA
- a CDS encoding DUF4153 domain-containing protein, which produces MKNQTLKTYLWIGTSLLSSFLFYGQGAGLNFLLYSLVFVAISFVLYPELRQSASGWFITAGYLLTAVGVVWHHSWLAILLYLFSFIALAGFCAYPRTSLGIALPNGFYAAGLSFWRREWLNRKAKQQGSLTPARVMSWLVPVFITTLFLMLYIGGSPAFAALFTQTEIEVISFGRIVFTLVSAYLLLGIFYPTGIQSLIQLDQRIPNLLLRHRQAQKQRAFNTIGLKYEYRSGWLLFILLNGLLLLFNGVDTYHLWTGKLPQGVTYSEYVHQGVNALIISIILAISIVMYFFRGNLNFYHRSRRLKLVAYAWVAQNVFLVLATAYKNSLYIDAYGLTQKRIGVYVYLLMTLVGLFFTYVKVREIRTNAFLLRYTSWAFYAILAGLTLFNWPRFITKYNLTNLPAEQIDFQYLSYISDHNLDLLQDALVNPNYHIAASTRENIMNEISHFRYTESWQDWRSWNYADEQVMINLDYQ; this is translated from the coding sequence ATGAAAAATCAAACACTTAAAACTTATCTCTGGATTGGTACCTCGCTGCTAAGTAGTTTTCTATTCTACGGGCAAGGCGCTGGACTGAATTTCCTTTTATACAGTCTTGTGTTCGTAGCAATCAGCTTCGTATTGTACCCTGAATTACGACAGTCTGCATCGGGTTGGTTTATTACGGCAGGTTACTTGTTAACTGCGGTAGGAGTGGTGTGGCACCATAGCTGGCTGGCCATACTGCTGTACCTATTTTCGTTCATCGCTTTAGCTGGATTTTGTGCGTACCCTCGTACTTCTTTAGGCATTGCCCTACCGAATGGTTTTTATGCTGCCGGACTAAGTTTCTGGCGTAGAGAGTGGTTAAATAGAAAAGCGAAACAGCAGGGTAGTTTAACTCCTGCTCGGGTTATGTCTTGGCTCGTTCCCGTATTTATCACCACGTTATTTCTGATGCTCTACATCGGAGGCAGTCCGGCTTTTGCCGCTTTGTTCACCCAAACTGAGATTGAAGTTATCTCTTTCGGCCGTATCGTTTTCACCTTGGTTAGTGCCTACCTGCTACTGGGTATTTTCTATCCAACGGGTATCCAATCGCTAATCCAGCTCGACCAGCGCATTCCTAACCTACTGTTGCGCCATCGGCAAGCACAGAAGCAACGAGCTTTCAATACGATTGGATTGAAATACGAGTACCGCAGTGGCTGGTTGCTGTTTATCTTGCTGAATGGCTTACTGCTTTTATTCAATGGGGTAGACACTTACCATCTGTGGACGGGGAAACTACCTCAAGGCGTAACCTACTCCGAATACGTGCATCAGGGGGTAAACGCCCTGATTATTTCTATTATACTAGCCATCAGCATTGTAATGTATTTCTTCCGGGGAAATCTGAACTTCTACCATCGTAGCCGACGACTGAAGCTAGTCGCTTACGCCTGGGTTGCTCAGAATGTGTTTTTGGTTCTAGCCACTGCCTACAAAAATAGTCTGTACATCGATGCTTACGGGTTAACTCAAAAACGCATAGGCGTATACGTGTATCTACTAATGACGCTGGTAGGATTATTCTTCACCTATGTAAAGGTGCGGGAAATAAGGACGAACGCCTTTTTGCTACGATACACCAGTTGGGCGTTCTACGCTATTTTGGCGGGGCTGACGCTATTCAACTGGCCCCGCTTTATCACGAAATACAACTTGACGAATCTGCCCGCTGAGCAAATTGATTTTCAGTATTTGAGCTATATATCGGATCATAATCTGGATCTATTACAAGATGCGCTGGTAAATCCTAACTATCACATAGCGGCGAGTACCCGAGAAAATATCATGAATGAGATCAGCCACTTTCGCTACACTGAATCTTGGCAAGACTGGCGGTCGTGGAACTACGCTGACGAGCAGGTGATGATTAATTTAGATTACCAGTAG